The stretch of DNA GCTATATCTTTTTTTAGCTTATTAACATCAGTAAATTCTAAACTCTTAAAAGATTTAGTAAGATCTTTATATATTGATGTTCTTTGAGAAATAAACAAAGCCAAATTGGTTAGTTCCTTCATGCGGTACTCTAATTTATGCTCAAGATTTTCTTTTAACAGCGATTGTGTTTTAAATTTTTCTTCAGATAACTTCTCATTTTGCTTAAAAATGGCTTTCTTCTTTTTTATATTATTCCACAGAGATACAATAATAAGAATTCCTATTATTGCTAATAATATTGAAACAACCATCAATCCCTGCCTTTTTTCTCTTTCTAAATTTTTTTGTTGTTCTAATAGTTTTATTTCAGACTCTCTTCTTTCCGCTTCATCAAGAATTCTCATCTCTGTTAATTTCCGGCTTTTATCATTCGAAAAAATACTGCTTTTAAGTTCTTCATATTTTTTATAGTTATTAAAAGCTTCTTTATAATTTCCTAAGGCTAAAAAATAATCGGATCTAATTCTATAATTCTCTACAATCCATTCTATATTATCCTTTAGCTTTTCCATAGTCAATCTGGATTCGTTCAAAAGCTTATAGCATGTGTCGTATTTTTCTAGCTTTAAATTTACTATGGCTAACTCATTTAAAGTTTCAACTTTACTTTGATCATCTTTAATTTTATTTGAAATTTCTAATGAGGATTCTAAAAGTTCTTTTGCAGCATCTAACTCATTGATTTTACGATGACAAATCCCCATATTTTTCATGGTTTCAGAAATTCTATCTTCGTTATTAAAAGCTTTCTTTAACTCTAAAGATTTTCTAAAAAATGAAAGTGCCAAATTACAATCTCCTTGTTGCGCATGAATGAGCCCAATACTATTATAACTATAAGCAATGCGTTGTTTATCTCCAATTTCTTCATGGATTAATAGTACTTCTTTATGATAATCTAACGCTTTATCAAAATACCCAATATCATAGTAAAGCCACCCAATGGTGCGCAATGTATATGCCAAATCATATTTGTTTCCAATAGTTTTTCTGATCTCTAAAGATTGCAAACCATAACGCAATGCTTTGTCATATAAATCGCTAACCAAATACCCTTGACATAGATTAATCAAAGCAAAACCTTCTTGTTCTTTATTGTCAAATTCCTGAGATAACCGTAATGCTTCAGTCCCATATTCAATTGTTTTATCAGGGTTTATAAACCAGTAACCTTGAGCAATCTCATTTAATAGCTTTAATCGTTCTTCACCCATCGATTCAGGTAAAACAATGAGCAAACTATCAAGTTTCAATTGAGAATCATTTGGGTTTTCGTCCCAAACATCTATTTGTGAATAGGATATTAAACTTATAAAGACTGTAAATAATGCTAGCTTTTTTTTCATGATAATTGTACTAATTATTTCTTCTTATCAATTGAAATGGTTTAAACTTTTTTGATTGAAGCGAAAAATAGTAATTTTGTTCCCAAATGAAGGCTTTTTAGAGCTGCATAGTATCGCTACAGAGCAATAAAAAGACAAAATGTGGGAATAAAAGGACGTTTTGCGGCCAATTATAAAAAGTTTAAACCTCTTCATTTAGAATATGCTTTAAAAAAGTTGTTAATATTGGGTTTTTATAATTTTTCTTCCAAACAGCAAACAGTTCTGTTTTTGATTTGGTTTCCCTTAACTCAATAAAGCGTATTTTATAATTATTTTCATCCCGCAAAGAATTTGGAATTATTGATAAACCCATACCATTTTCAACCAATTTAAATATGGTGGCTCCATGAATTGCTCTATGAGAAATTTTCGGACTAAAATTATACTCCGAACATAAATTTAATATCTGCTGAAAGTACATCGGACTACTTTCATTTGGATACAAAATAAAAGATTCATCTGCACATTGGCCAATATTAATAAAGTTGTTTTTGTTTATTGAATGACCTTCTGGTAATACTAACGAGAAATTCTCTGCGTAAACAGATTTTATATTCATTTCGGAAGACACTTTGTTAGACCTCATAAATCCGATATCAATATTATCTTGTTCCACAGCCTGTAATTGATCTGAATTAGTAAGTTCTTCCAAAGACAAACCTACTTTGGAATAATCATTTGTAAAGTGCTTAATAATTGGTGGTAAGTAATGCTTCATTGCTGAACCAACAAAACCAATTTTAAGCTGTCCTCTATCTCCATCTAAGGTCTGTTGCCATCGCTCCATTGACTTATCTAAATAGCTGATGATTCCCTGTGCTTCTTTAAAAAAAGAAATTCCAGCAGTGCTTAATGACACTTTTCGATTGGTTCTATCAAATAATTTAACACCTAATATAGACTCTAACAGACTTATTTGTTGACTAAGTGCGGACTGAGATATAAACACCTTAGAAGCCGCTTTTCTAAAATGTAATGTTTCAGCCAAAACCAAAAAGTAACGAATATGTCGAATCTCTAATTGATTTGTTTTACTTATCATTTGATAATTAATAAAAATTAATGCTACTCAAAATTACTTTTATATTTACACAAATAAAAAATTTCTTTAAAAAAATTAGTTAAAAACTAATAAATCAGTCATGAGTAATAATAATCAAAACGCTTTAGAAAAGATTTTAGAATGCTTATTAACTCCATACAAAGAGCGTGTATCGGATGTATCTAAAATAGTAACAGCCATGTTAAACGAAGGCATTATTGATGATGAAAATGATATTGCAAATGATCATATAGCTTTCAGAACTTTGGGGGTTGAAAATTTGGGTATTGCATCTTTTGAAAAGATATTTTTACATTATGGTTATAAGAAAAAAGATTTTTATCATTTTGAAAACAAAAAACTTAATGCATATTGGTATGCGCCTCCTTCAGAAAAATATCCAAGAATTTTTATAAGCGAACTTAGAGTTTGGGATTTATCTAAAGAAGTTCAAGATATTATTTATAAATATACTGAGTCCATTGTATCCGATCCTATAGATGCACTAAACCTAGATGACGTTGATGACATTGCTGCTTTTTTAACTAATCCTTTATGGTGTTTACCTTCTCTTGAAAACTACACAACGCTTTTAAATGAAAGCGAATATGCAGCCTGGGTGATATACAATCGCTACTACCTCAACCACTATACCATAAGTGTACATGACCTCCCAAGTGGATTTAACACGATTGAAGCGTTTAATGACTTTATTGAAGGGATTGGTATCACATTAAACACATCTGGAGGTAAGATTAAAACCAGTTCGGATGGGTTATTAAAACAAAGTAGCACCGTTGCAAAAATGATTAGAGCTGAGTTTTTGGATAATAAAAAAATGGATATAGCTGGAAGCTATGTTGAATTTGCAGAGCGTAAATTACTTCCAAATAGTAATGTTTCTTTAAATGATAAAATCAGTAACGCATATAGAAGAGATGGTTTTGAGACTTCTAATGCCGATAAAATTTTCGAAAGCACTTATACAGAACAAACTATTTTAAGATAAGATAATGAAAGATTTATTAAAGGCATTCGATCTTAGTACACCCTATTATAATATTAGTACTGGTCAAGAAAATTGGGTTGGAAATAGTAAAAAAATTATTGATATTAAATCTCCCGTAAATAATGATTGCATAGGCACCATCCAACTTGCAGATAACCATAGTTATAAAGTTGTTGTTTCTAAAGCAAAAGAAGCATTTCCTATATGGAAGTCCATGCCAGCTCCACAACGTGGAGACATTGTAAGACAGTTTGGCGATGCACTTAGAAAAGAAAAGGAAAACCTAGCAAAACTTGTAAGCTACGAAATGGGCAAAAGCTTACAAGAAGGCTATGGAGAGGTTCAAGAAATGATAGACATTTGTGATTTTGCTGTTGGTCTTTCCCGGCAACTTTATGGGCTTCAAATGCATTCTGAAAGACCAAATCACAGAATGTTTGAACAATGGCATCCGCTTGGTATTGTAGGCATTATTTCCGCTTTTAATTTTCCTGTAGCTGTTTGGGCCTGGAATGCTACATTAGCATGGATTTGTGGAAACGTATGTGTGTGGAAACCTTCGGAAAAAACACCCTTTTCAGCTATGGCATGTCAAGAAATTTTCAAGAAAATACTAAAGCAAAATGCATTGCCCGAAGGCATCTCTAACATAATAATTGGGGATAGTGACATAGGTAAGCTTATGGCTTCAGATTACGATATAGCATTAATTTCTGCTACAGGATCAACTAAAATGGGTAAAAGTGTTTCCCAAACTGTTGGAAAACGATTAGGAAAATCAATCCTTGAATTAGGTGGCAACAACGCGATCATTGTAACTCAAGAGGCAGATCTGGATATTGCAGTTCCGGCCATTGTATTTGGAGCTGTTGGTACAGCTGGTCAGCGATGTACCTCAACACGTCGTTTAATAGTTCATAAAAGTTGTTACCAAAATTTATTAGATAAATTAATACATGCATATAAACAATTACGTATAGGGAATCCATTAAACGAAAAAAATCATGTTGGGCCATTAATAGATGTAGATGCTGTAAATGACTACCTTAAAACCATAGAGGAAGCTCAAAAACAAGGCGGAAATTTAGTGTATGGTAATAACGTATTAAAAGGAGAGGCATTTAAATCCAACTGTTATGTGATGCCTACTATTATTGAAGCCCATTCTAATATGTCCATTGTTAGACATGAAACATTTGCTCCAATTCTTTATGTTTTTTCGTATGACACTTTAGATGAAGCCATTTTTATACAAAACAATGTTCCACAAGGTTTATCATCTTCTATTTTCACTCAAAATATGCAACAAGTAGAAACTTTTCTATCTAATTCAGGGTCAGATTGCGGCATTGCCAATGTAAATATAGGAACATCTGGCGCAGAAATAGGAGGCGCTTTTGGTGGAGAAAAAGAAACTGGAGGCGGTAGAGAAAGTGGTTCTGATTCATGGAAAGCTTATATGAGAAGACAAACGTGCACCGTAAATTATGGGAAAAATGCTCATTTAGCACAAGGCATTGTATTTAACTTGTAATACTAATTGAATTTCTTTTATTTTAGATTCTCAACTTTGTTATTAAAAAGGCTCAGTTTTAACAGTGAATTCTATAAATTTAATGCCTCACATCATTTAATTTAGAAAATAATTTTTATAATTTACTATTTTGAATATATAAGAACATTATTATTAAAAGATTAATGAGCTATAACAATTTAAAAATAACAGCGCAACAGGCTGAAGACATACTTTTAGATTTATTTGACATTAAAGGAAAGGCTTCTCAATTGCCTGGGGAACTTGATTTTAATTTTAGAATTAAGATAGAAAATGAAGAAGGTTATATTCTAAAAATATCACGTCCGGATGAAAATGAAAATTATCTCGACTTTCAACAAGAACTATTGCAATATGTTGAAGACAATAGAGATAAACTCTTAGCACCAAAAGTAATAAAAGATAAAAATGGACATGTTATTTCTGAAATTACAGATACTTTTGGTAACCAACGGAAAGTGCGTTTACTCACTTGGATTTCTGGTCGTGTTTGGAGCAGTGTAAATCCTCAATTGGATCATTTGCGTTTCAGTTTGGGTGAACAATGTGGATTATTGACCCTAGCCTTGCAAGGTTTTGACCATCCGGAAGCACATCGCGATTTCGATTGGGATGTGGCACAATCGCTTTGGACAAAAAAGCATATTGATTTGTTTTCTTCTGAAGAGAAAGACATTCTTTCTACGTTTCAACAACAATTTGAAAGGTCACAAAGCAGCTATTCGAAATTACGAAAAGCAGTGGTTCATAACGATGCAAATGATAATAACGTTATCGTTTCAGAAGATGTCCTCTCTCCTATTGTAAAAGCTGCCATTGATTATGGGGATTCCGTACATACTCAAATCATAAATGACCTCGCTATTAGTTGTGCTTATTGTATCATGCATCATAACGATCCATTAGATGCTGCTTTACCCATTATAAAAGGCTATCATTCCACTTTTCCTTTAGAGGAAGAAGAGTTGGCACATTTATATACTGCTATTGCCATGCGATTGGTTATTTCCGTCACCAAATCGGCTATAAATAAAATAGAAGAACCTGATAACGACTATTTATTAATAAGCGAAAAACCTGCTTGGGAAGTACTTAAAAAATGGGGTTTGATTCATCCAAAGTTCGCTGAATACAATTTTAGAGATGTTTGTGGGTTTACAGCACACCCTAAACAAGAAGCCTTTGAAAATTGGGCTTCAAAACAACCATTTCAACTATCTGATATATTTCCTACCATTGCTAAAAACGACGTACAGCATTTAGATTTAAGTGTTTCCAGTAAGTGGATTGGGCATCAAGAAGATTTTAACGATCTGGATTTGTTTCAGTTTAAAATAAACCAGCTTCAAAAAACAATTCCAAGCAAAATTATAGCAGGAGGCTATTTGGAACCACGCCCTTTATATACCTCAACAACCTATGACAAAATTGGTAATAAGGGTAGAGAAAGCCGAAGTATTCATTTAGGAATAGATTATTGGTTACCTGCCCAAACGGCTATTCATGCTATATTAGATGGCGAAGTAGTTATTGCAGTAAATGATGCCGGAGATAAAGAATATGGTGGGTTGGTCGTTTTAAAACATCACACTCCCAACTTTGATTTTTATACATTATATGGACATTTAACAGTGGCGAGTGCTACACAACATAAAGTAGGAGATCTCATTAAAAAAGGGGAAAAAGTAGCCGAATTAGGTTGTCCTCCTGAAAACGGGAACTGGGCACCTCATCTTCATTTTCAAGTGATGCTATCTCTTTTTGATTATACTGCCGATTATCCCGGGGTTGCCTATTTTAGTCAAACCCAAGTATGGAAAGACATTTGCCCGAATCCTAATTTATTATTCAAATCAGAAGCCCTTCAACAAAACGATATTACTTCTAATGAAGAATTAATCAGCTATAGAAAACAACATTTAGGGAAAAGTTTAAGTCTTCAATACAAAGTACCTATAAAAATGGTTCGCGGAGCTGGTCAATATTTAATGGATCAATTCGGACGTAAATATTTAGACACCGTAAACAACGTAGCACATGTTGGTCACGAAAACTACTATGTTGTAAAAGCTGGACAAGAACAGATGGCGCTTATCAATACCAATTCGCGTTATTTACACGAAAACATAAATGCATTAGCCAAAGAGCTAATAGAAACTTTACCACCAGAATTAAATGTATTGCATTTTGTGAATTCAGGTAGTGAGGCCAATGAATTGGCAATTAGAATGGTTAAAGCAAATACTGGTGAACGTGATATTATTGCTTCAGAGGTTGGTTATCATGGGAATGCCAACATGTGTATTGATATAAGTTCTTATAAATTTGACGGTAAAGGTGGACAAGGGGCACCGGAACATACTCATATTTTTCCGCTTCCAGACGCTTTTAGAGGTAAATACAGAGGTAAAGATGCAGGCAAAAAATACGCGGAAGAAGTACAAAAACAAATAGACATTGTTCATGAAAAAGGCCGAAGAGTCGGTGCATTTATTATCGAACCCATTATTAGTTGTGGTGGACAAATAGAGTTACCAGAAGGGTTTTTAGCAATGGCTTACGAGAAAATTAGAGCTCATGGAGGTCTATGTATTTCAGATGAAGTACAAGTAGGCTGTGGTAGAATGGGAAAAACTTTTTGGGGCTTTCAATTGCATGATGTCGTACCGGATATTGTAACCATTGGTAAGCCATTGGGCAATGGACATCCGTTAGCCGCAGTAGCCTGTACCCAAGAAGTAGCTAATAAATTTGCCAACGGCATGGAATACTTTAACACCTTTGGTGGTAACCCGGTTTCTTGTGCCATCGGAACAGAAGTATTGCGAACCGTAAAACGAGAAAAATTACAAGAAAACGCCTTGGAAGTTGGAGAATATTTAAAAGCGGAATTAAAAAAATTAGCTCAGGAATTTCCTATTATAGGAGATGTACGAGGACAAGGGTTGTTTTTAGGCATTGAACTGGTAGATGCTAACCTGACTCCCTTAGCCGAACAAACCGATTATTTAGCTAACCGAATGAAAAATTATGGTATTTTAATGAGTACCGATGGACCAGATTATAATGTGTTAAAAATCAAACCGCCTATTGTATTTACTAAAAAAAATGCAGAGGAGTTATTATTCTATTTAAAGAAAATTTTTAGCGAGGATTTTATGCAAGTTACCATCACCAGTTAGTATTTAAAATACAATATTTAAACCCATAAAGTTTCAGAATATAATATGTACCTCCATGCGATAATTATTATATATTAGAGGCTATGAAAAACCTTTTAGATCTTGCCATAGAAGCGGCCGTTAAAGCTGGCGAAACCATTGAGGAAATTTATAAACATGATAATTTTGAACTAGAAATCAAACAAGATAATAGTCCTTTAACAAAGGCGGATACAGCGGCTAACACCATAATCAATACATTTTTAAAAACCACGCCCATCCCTATAATTAGTGAAGAAAATAAAGAAACTGACTACGAGGAAAGGAAACATTGGAAAAAATGTTGGATTGTTGATCCTCTTGATGGAACAAAAGAATTTTTAAAAAAGAATGGTGAATTTACTGTAAACATTGCTTTAATTGAGCATGGAAAACCAATATTGGGTGTCATTTTCTCTCCTATTTCTAAGGAACTTTATTATGCTAACGTTCTAGACAAAAAAGCCTATAAGATAATAGTAGACGAAAATTATAAGTATTCTGATAACTTGTTTGATGAGGCTCATAGAATCATTCCCAAAAAAACAAATGATTCTTTAATAAAGGTGGTAGGGAGTAGATCTCACATGAATGATGACACAAAAGTTTTCATGAAAGAACTAAGTGCTAACTACCCCTCTATTGAAATTATACCAAAAGGAAGTTCCCTTAAGTTTTGTTTGATAGCAGAAGGCAAAGCAGACATTTATCCAAGATTTGCACCAACTATGGAATGGGATACGGCTGCAGGGCAAGCTATTTGTGAAGCTGTCGGCATTCATGTTATTTCAAAAAGCACTTTTGAAGATTTATCATATAATAAATCCAACTTATTAAACAGTCATTTTGTAGTTAGTAATCATACTTTTGTATTTGACAAAAAATGAATAAAAATTTAAAAAACCATCATTATAGTGTTACTAAAGAAGATCGCCTTAGACGTCACGGGCATCAATCTTTTCTAATTTTATTTACGGGCTTATCCGGCGCTGGAAAATCAAGTATTGCTAGTCGTTTGGAACATCTTCTTTTCAAAAAAAATATTGAAACCTATACTCTGGATGGAGATAATATTAGAAATGGTATTAATAAAAACCTTAGCTTCAGTCCTATAGACAGGTCAGAAAACAATAGACGAATTGCAGAAATTTCGAAACTATTTATTGATGCTGGTACAGTCGTTTTGGCTGCTATCATTGCTCCATATAAAAAAGATAGAGCTATTATTAAAAATATAGTTGCTCCTGAAAATTACATAGAAGTGTTTGTTAATACGAGTTTGGGTACCTGTGAAAAAAGGGACCCTAAGGGTTTGTACAAAAAAGCCAGAGCTGGTGAAATAAAAAATATGACGGGGATTTCCGATCCTTATGAAGCGCCAACAAATCCAGACATAGAAATTAATGAGCATCTGTCAATTGATGAAGCAACAGCATTGGTTTTTGAATTCATAAAAGATAAGTTAACAGTGAATTAAATAGAATAAATTTTAGTTCTCAAATAATGAAAACACAATTTATTAAAAGGCATTTAGCAAAAACGATTACGTGGAGAATTATTGGTACTTTGGATACCTTTATTATATCTTGGCTAATTTCTGGTAGTCCTTTTGTAGGATTGCAAATAGGTCTAGCTGAAGTTATAACCAAACTGATTTTATATTACTTACATGAGCGTGTTTGGTTTAGGTTTAAAATAAAAAACAGTACAAAAAGACATCTTTTAAAAACGATAACATGGCGAGTTATTGGAACATTAGATACTTTTTTATTGTCATGGTTAATTTCCGGTAGCCCTTTTATAGGATTGCAAATAGGACTGGCCGAAGTTATAAGTAAAATGCTTTTGTATTATCTTCATGAACGTGCTTGGTATAAAATTAATTATGGTATCGAAAAACGAGATAAAAAAGAGGATATTTAACATCTGATAAAATGAGTAAATATTTTTTAAACTATTTAGATGAACTAGAATCTGAAGCTATTTTTATTTTAAGAGAGTGTTTCGAGCAATTTAGCAACCCGGTTATTTTATTTTCCGGAGGTAAAGATTCTATAGTGGTTTCTCATTTAGCGAAAAAAGCATTTTATCCGTCTCCTATTCCGTTTAGTTTAGTACACATAGACACTGGTCATAACTTCCCAGAAACGATTCAATTTAGAGATGATATTATTAAGGCGTTAGGGGTTCGTTTGTTAATTGGCTCTGTTCAAAAATCTATAGATATAGGTCATGTTAAAGAAGAAAAAGGAAAAAACGCTACTCGTAATATACTTCAAACCACCACGCTTTTAAACCTTATTGATGAAAACAAAATAGATTGCGCTATTGGAGGAGCACGTCGAGACGAAGAGAAGGCAAGGGCTAAAGAACGTGTTTTTTCACATCGGGACAAAGCTGGCCAATGGGATCCTAAAAATCAACGTCCGGAACTATGGAACATTTATAACGGAAAACATTATGAAAAAGAACACTTTAGGGTTTTTCCAATAAGTAATTGGACAGAAATGGATGTCTGGAACTATATAAAACGCGAAAACATGACCATTCCTTCTTTGTATTACGCACATGAAAGAGAAGTTATTTGGCGACAAGGGGCCTGGATTCCAAACTCAAAGCATATAATTATTGAAGATCACGAAGCCGTGGTAACAAAAAATATTCGTTTTAGAACCCTAGGAGATATAACCATTACAGGAGGGATAGAATCTGAAGCAGATACTTTGGAAAAAATCATTGCAGAAGTTTCCGCAATACGCCAAACCGAACGCGGTAGCAGAAGTGATGACAAACGCTCTGAAAGTGCTATGGAAGATCGAAAACGTAAAGGCTATTTTTAGTTAATTATTATAACTAAACCACTATGGCCTGGAAGTCCATAGGTTCGATTTGGCAGGTTGAAAGTCTGCTTCGTGAAATACCGAAATATAAAATAATAAACATTGTAAAACTGAATTAGTGTGAATTCGTAAAATTC from Flavivirga spongiicola encodes:
- the cysC gene encoding adenylyl-sulfate kinase, encoding MNKNLKNHHYSVTKEDRLRRHGHQSFLILFTGLSGAGKSSIASRLEHLLFKKNIETYTLDGDNIRNGINKNLSFSPIDRSENNRRIAEISKLFIDAGTVVLAAIIAPYKKDRAIIKNIVAPENYIEVFVNTSLGTCEKRDPKGLYKKARAGEIKNMTGISDPYEAPTNPDIEINEHLSIDEATALVFEFIKDKLTVN
- the cysQ gene encoding 3'(2'),5'-bisphosphate nucleotidase CysQ, with protein sequence MKNLLDLAIEAAVKAGETIEEIYKHDNFELEIKQDNSPLTKADTAANTIINTFLKTTPIPIISEENKETDYEERKHWKKCWIVDPLDGTKEFLKKNGEFTVNIALIEHGKPILGVIFSPISKELYYANVLDKKAYKIIVDENYKYSDNLFDEAHRIIPKKTNDSLIKVVGSRSHMNDDTKVFMKELSANYPSIEIIPKGSSLKFCLIAEGKADIYPRFAPTMEWDTAAGQAICEAVGIHVISKSTFEDLSYNKSNLLNSHFVVSNHTFVFDKK
- a CDS encoding tetratricopeptide repeat protein — translated: MKKKLALFTVFISLISYSQIDVWDENPNDSQLKLDSLLIVLPESMGEERLKLLNEIAQGYWFINPDKTIEYGTEALRLSQEFDNKEQEGFALINLCQGYLVSDLYDKALRYGLQSLEIRKTIGNKYDLAYTLRTIGWLYYDIGYFDKALDYHKEVLLIHEEIGDKQRIAYSYNSIGLIHAQQGDCNLALSFFRKSLELKKAFNNEDRISETMKNMGICHRKINELDAAKELLESSLEISNKIKDDQSKVETLNELAIVNLKLEKYDTCYKLLNESRLTMEKLKDNIEWIVENYRIRSDYFLALGNYKEAFNNYKKYEELKSSIFSNDKSRKLTEMRILDEAERRESEIKLLEQQKNLEREKRQGLMVVSILLAIIGILIIVSLWNNIKKKKAIFKQNEKLSEEKFKTQSLLKENLEHKLEYRMKELTNLALFISQRTSIYKDLTKSFKSLEFTDVNKLKKDIALLIKEYTFKFNFNEDIQKFHANVETLQSDFLFRIKEKHPNLTDKEVQLAVQVKLKLSSKEIASINNLSLNSVEIGRHRLRKKLNLESKESLSGFLENI
- a CDS encoding aminotransferase class III-fold pyridoxal phosphate-dependent enzyme; translation: MSYNNLKITAQQAEDILLDLFDIKGKASQLPGELDFNFRIKIENEEGYILKISRPDENENYLDFQQELLQYVEDNRDKLLAPKVIKDKNGHVISEITDTFGNQRKVRLLTWISGRVWSSVNPQLDHLRFSLGEQCGLLTLALQGFDHPEAHRDFDWDVAQSLWTKKHIDLFSSEEKDILSTFQQQFERSQSSYSKLRKAVVHNDANDNNVIVSEDVLSPIVKAAIDYGDSVHTQIINDLAISCAYCIMHHNDPLDAALPIIKGYHSTFPLEEEELAHLYTAIAMRLVISVTKSAINKIEEPDNDYLLISEKPAWEVLKKWGLIHPKFAEYNFRDVCGFTAHPKQEAFENWASKQPFQLSDIFPTIAKNDVQHLDLSVSSKWIGHQEDFNDLDLFQFKINQLQKTIPSKIIAGGYLEPRPLYTSTTYDKIGNKGRESRSIHLGIDYWLPAQTAIHAILDGEVVIAVNDAGDKEYGGLVVLKHHTPNFDFYTLYGHLTVASATQHKVGDLIKKGEKVAELGCPPENGNWAPHLHFQVMLSLFDYTADYPGVAYFSQTQVWKDICPNPNLLFKSEALQQNDITSNEELISYRKQHLGKSLSLQYKVPIKMVRGAGQYLMDQFGRKYLDTVNNVAHVGHENYYVVKAGQEQMALINTNSRYLHENINALAKELIETLPPELNVLHFVNSGSEANELAIRMVKANTGERDIIASEVGYHGNANMCIDISSYKFDGKGGQGAPEHTHIFPLPDAFRGKYRGKDAGKKYAEEVQKQIDIVHEKGRRVGAFIIEPIISCGGQIELPEGFLAMAYEKIRAHGGLCISDEVQVGCGRMGKTFWGFQLHDVVPDIVTIGKPLGNGHPLAAVACTQEVANKFANGMEYFNTFGGNPVSCAIGTEVLRTVKREKLQENALEVGEYLKAELKKLAQEFPIIGDVRGQGLFLGIELVDANLTPLAEQTDYLANRMKNYGILMSTDGPDYNVLKIKPPIVFTKKNAEELLFYLKKIFSEDFMQVTITS
- a CDS encoding LysR family transcriptional regulator, with the protein product MISKTNQLEIRHIRYFLVLAETLHFRKAASKVFISQSALSQQISLLESILGVKLFDRTNRKVSLSTAGISFFKEAQGIISYLDKSMERWQQTLDGDRGQLKIGFVGSAMKHYLPPIIKHFTNDYSKVGLSLEELTNSDQLQAVEQDNIDIGFMRSNKVSSEMNIKSVYAENFSLVLPEGHSINKNNFINIGQCADESFILYPNESSPMYFQQILNLCSEYNFSPKISHRAIHGATIFKLVENGMGLSIIPNSLRDENNYKIRFIELRETKSKTELFAVWKKNYKNPILTTFLKHILNEEV
- the cysD gene encoding sulfate adenylyltransferase subunit CysD — translated: MSKYFLNYLDELESEAIFILRECFEQFSNPVILFSGGKDSIVVSHLAKKAFYPSPIPFSLVHIDTGHNFPETIQFRDDIIKALGVRLLIGSVQKSIDIGHVKEEKGKNATRNILQTTTLLNLIDENKIDCAIGGARRDEEKARAKERVFSHRDKAGQWDPKNQRPELWNIYNGKHYEKEHFRVFPISNWTEMDVWNYIKRENMTIPSLYYAHEREVIWRQGAWIPNSKHIIIEDHEAVVTKNIRFRTLGDITITGGIESEADTLEKIIAEVSAIRQTERGSRSDDKRSESAMEDRKRKGYF
- the amaB gene encoding L-piperidine-6-carboxylate dehydrogenase; the protein is MKDLLKAFDLSTPYYNISTGQENWVGNSKKIIDIKSPVNNDCIGTIQLADNHSYKVVVSKAKEAFPIWKSMPAPQRGDIVRQFGDALRKEKENLAKLVSYEMGKSLQEGYGEVQEMIDICDFAVGLSRQLYGLQMHSERPNHRMFEQWHPLGIVGIISAFNFPVAVWAWNATLAWICGNVCVWKPSEKTPFSAMACQEIFKKILKQNALPEGISNIIIGDSDIGKLMASDYDIALISATGSTKMGKSVSQTVGKRLGKSILELGGNNAIIVTQEADLDIAVPAIVFGAVGTAGQRCTSTRRLIVHKSCYQNLLDKLIHAYKQLRIGNPLNEKNHVGPLIDVDAVNDYLKTIEEAQKQGGNLVYGNNVLKGEAFKSNCYVMPTIIEAHSNMSIVRHETFAPILYVFSYDTLDEAIFIQNNVPQGLSSSIFTQNMQQVETFLSNSGSDCGIANVNIGTSGAEIGGAFGGEKETGGGRESGSDSWKAYMRRQTCTVNYGKNAHLAQGIVFNL
- a CDS encoding DUF2061 domain-containing protein gives rise to the protein MKTQFIKRHLAKTITWRIIGTLDTFIISWLISGSPFVGLQIGLAEVITKLILYYLHERVWFRFKIKNSTKRHLLKTITWRVIGTLDTFLLSWLISGSPFIGLQIGLAEVISKMLLYYLHERAWYKINYGIEKRDKKEDI
- a CDS encoding DUF1338 domain-containing protein, with protein sequence MSNNNQNALEKILECLLTPYKERVSDVSKIVTAMLNEGIIDDENDIANDHIAFRTLGVENLGIASFEKIFLHYGYKKKDFYHFENKKLNAYWYAPPSEKYPRIFISELRVWDLSKEVQDIIYKYTESIVSDPIDALNLDDVDDIAAFLTNPLWCLPSLENYTTLLNESEYAAWVIYNRYYLNHYTISVHDLPSGFNTIEAFNDFIEGIGITLNTSGGKIKTSSDGLLKQSSTVAKMIRAEFLDNKKMDIAGSYVEFAERKLLPNSNVSLNDKISNAYRRDGFETSNADKIFESTYTEQTILR